The following are from one region of the Sorghum bicolor cultivar BTx623 chromosome 2, Sorghum_bicolor_NCBIv3, whole genome shotgun sequence genome:
- the LOC8074464 gene encoding WUSCHEL-related homeobox 11, with product MEGGLSPERHAAAEPVRSRWTPKPEQILILESIFNSGMVNPPKDETVRIRKLLERFGAVGDANVFYWFQNRRSRSRRRQRQLQAQAAAAAAAGSSSSSGSPPTTGLAPGHAAASSTMGMFAHGAAYGSSASTSWPPSPPPSSAAMMGDLDYGGGDDLFAISRQMGYANGGGSGSASSAAVAHHEQQLYYSPCQPASMTVFINGVATEVPRGPIDLRSMFGQDVMLVHSTAGLLPVNEYGVLTQSLQMGESYFLVTRG from the exons ATGGAGGGCGGCCTGAGCCCGGAGCGGCACGCGGCGGCGGAGCCGGTGCGGTCGCGGTGGACGCCCAAGCCGGAGCAGATACTCATCCTCGAGTCCATCTTCAACAGCGGCATGGTGAACCCGCCCAAGGACGAGACCGTCCGCATCCGCAAGCTGCTGGAGCGCTTCGGCGCCGTCGGCGACGCCAACGTCTTCTACTGGTTCCAGAACCGCCGCTCCCGGTCCCGCCGGCGCCAGCGCCAGCTGCAGGCgcaggcggcggcagcggcagccgcaggctcctcgtcctcgtccggaTCGCCCCCCACGACCGGCCTCGCGCCGGGACACGCGGCGGCTTCGTCGACGATGGGGATGTTCGCGCACGGCGCCGCCTACGGCTCGTCCGCGTCCACGTCGTGgccgccctcgccgccgccgtcgtccgccGCGATGATGGGCGACCTGGACTACGGAGGCGGCGACGACCTGTTCGCCATCTCGCGGCAGATGGGCTACGCCAACGGCGGTGGCTCCGGCTCGGCGTCCTCGGCGGCCGTCGCCCACCACGAGCAGCAGCTTTACTACTCGCCGTGCCAGCCAG CGAGCATGACGGTGTTCATCAATGGCGTGGCGACGGAGGTGCCGCGGGGGCCGATCGACCTGCGGTCCATGTTCGGGCAGGACGTGATGCTGGTGCACTCCACCGCCGGCCTCCTCCCCGTCAACGAGTATGGCGTCCTCACGCAGAGCCTGCAGATGGGCGAGAGCTACTTCCTG GTCACGAGGGGCTAA
- the LOC8078579 gene encoding cyclic dof factor 2 isoform X1 produces MELAGAASPRPPPESHVATPRPPPQPPEKDVCEDREDMRVTGEKPCTHQELDVDQTNSSSSFNNSSECENLAPSNDEISGSESNLEIAKTEGDVPSGEKVLKKPDKILPCPRCNSMDTKFCYYNNYNIKQPRHFCKSCQRYWTAGGSMRNIPVGAGRRKSKSSSANCRSILIPGSSVATPGGEASLFPLSINGNQAAVSFGPDSPLCNSMASVLKIGGEQIKSSNPASAAQPRNGENQMCPPCTTSSDGPRNESQKETANAHQNGIIGQSNGVTSVHPIPFFPGPPFVYPWSPAWNGIPTMAAAVCPAPAEAANSSENCTTSSNVQWNVPPIVPVLPPGFCGPIPVPVMPPSVWPFITPWPNGAWNAPWLGPSSTVPSSSPTSSSTCSESGSPVLGKHSRDSKPQGDEKAERCLWIPKTLRIDDPVEAAKSSIWTTLGIEPGDRGMFRPFQSKPERQEQISGAARALQANPAALSRSRSFQETT; encoded by the exons atggagctcgccggagctgcgTCCCCTCGCCCGCCGCCGGAATCCCACGTGGCGACGCCCCGCCCACCTCCGCAGCCGCCGGAAAAG GATGTATGTGAAGATAGAGAGGACATGAGGGTCACCGGGGAGAAGCCATGCACACATCAGGAATTAGATGTTGACCAGACAAATAGTTCTTCTAGCTTTAACAATTCCAGTGAGTGTGAGAATCTGGCACCCAGCAATGACGAAATATCCGGATCAGAGTCCAATTTGGAGATAGCCAAGACGGAGGGTGATGTACCGAGTGGAGAGAAGGTTCTGAAGAAGCCAGACAAAATCCTGCCATGCCCTCGTTGCAATAGCATGGATACAAAGTTCTGTTACTATAACAACTACAACATTAAGCAACCAAGGCATTTTTGCAAGAGTTGTCAGAGGTACTGGACTGCAGGTGGAAGCATGAGAAATATCCCTGTCGGTGCAGGAAGGCGCAAGAGCAAGAGCTCCAGTGCGAATTGCCGCAGCATATTGATTCCAGGCAGCAGTGTAGCTACTCCTGGGGGAGAGGCTTCCCTTTTTCCATTGTCCATAAATGGAAATCAAGCGGCAGTTAGCTTCGGGCCTGATTCCCCTCTCTGCAACTCTATGGCCTCTGTGCTGAAGATTGGAGGAGAGCAGATTAAGAGTTCGAACCCTGCCTCAGCAGCACAGCCCAGAAATGGAGAAAACCAGATGTGCCCACCTTGTACTACATCATCAGATGGTCCAAGGAATGAATCACAAAAGGAAACAGCGAATGCACATCAAAATGGAATCATTGGGCAAAGCAATGGAGTCACTTCTGTGCATCCTATACCATTCTTTCCTGGTCCGCCTTTTGTGTACCCATGGAGTCCAGCATGGAATGGCATTCCCACCATGGCAGCAGCTGTGTGCCCAGCTCCAGCCGAAGCAGCAAATTCTTCAGAAAATTGCACCACAAGCAGTAATGTTCAATGGAATGTGCCACCAATTGTCCCTGTACTGCCACCGGGATTCTGCGGTCCGATTCCAGTTCCTGTAATGCCGCCTTCGGTTTGGCCATTCATTACTCCTTGGCCTAACGGAGCATGGAACGCACCATGGCTTGGACCTAGCTCTACTGTGCCATCATCGTCTCCAACAAGCAGCAGCACATGTTCCGAAAGCGGCTCTCCTGTCCTAGGAAAGCACTCTAGGGACTCCAAACCTCAAGGAGATGAGAAGGCAGAAAGATGCTTATGGATCCCCAAAACGCTTCGGATTGATGACCCTGTCGAAGCtgcaaagagctcaatctggacCACTCTTGGGATCGAGCCTGGTGATCGAGGCATGTTCAGACCATTCCAGTCGAAACCTGAAAGGCAGGAACAGATATCCGGCGCCGCTCGAGCCCTGCAAGCAAATCCAGCAGCTCTGTCACGCTCGCGATCTTTTCAGGAGACAACATGA
- the LOC8078579 gene encoding cyclic dof factor 2 isoform X2, which yields MELAGAASPRPPPEQDVCEDREDMRVTGEKPCTHQELDVDQTNSSSSFNNSSECENLAPSNDEISGSESNLEIAKTEGDVPSGEKVLKKPDKILPCPRCNSMDTKFCYYNNYNIKQPRHFCKSCQRYWTAGGSMRNIPVGAGRRKSKSSSANCRSILIPGSSVATPGGEASLFPLSINGNQAAVSFGPDSPLCNSMASVLKIGGEQIKSSNPASAAQPRNGENQMCPPCTTSSDGPRNESQKETANAHQNGIIGQSNGVTSVHPIPFFPGPPFVYPWSPAWNGIPTMAAAVCPAPAEAANSSENCTTSSNVQWNVPPIVPVLPPGFCGPIPVPVMPPSVWPFITPWPNGAWNAPWLGPSSTVPSSSPTSSSTCSESGSPVLGKHSRDSKPQGDEKAERCLWIPKTLRIDDPVEAAKSSIWTTLGIEPGDRGMFRPFQSKPERQEQISGAARALQANPAALSRSRSFQETT from the exons atggagctcgccggagctgcgTCCCCTCGCCCGCCGCCGGAA CAGGATGTATGTGAAGATAGAGAGGACATGAGGGTCACCGGGGAGAAGCCATGCACACATCAGGAATTAGATGTTGACCAGACAAATAGTTCTTCTAGCTTTAACAATTCCAGTGAGTGTGAGAATCTGGCACCCAGCAATGACGAAATATCCGGATCAGAGTCCAATTTGGAGATAGCCAAGACGGAGGGTGATGTACCGAGTGGAGAGAAGGTTCTGAAGAAGCCAGACAAAATCCTGCCATGCCCTCGTTGCAATAGCATGGATACAAAGTTCTGTTACTATAACAACTACAACATTAAGCAACCAAGGCATTTTTGCAAGAGTTGTCAGAGGTACTGGACTGCAGGTGGAAGCATGAGAAATATCCCTGTCGGTGCAGGAAGGCGCAAGAGCAAGAGCTCCAGTGCGAATTGCCGCAGCATATTGATTCCAGGCAGCAGTGTAGCTACTCCTGGGGGAGAGGCTTCCCTTTTTCCATTGTCCATAAATGGAAATCAAGCGGCAGTTAGCTTCGGGCCTGATTCCCCTCTCTGCAACTCTATGGCCTCTGTGCTGAAGATTGGAGGAGAGCAGATTAAGAGTTCGAACCCTGCCTCAGCAGCACAGCCCAGAAATGGAGAAAACCAGATGTGCCCACCTTGTACTACATCATCAGATGGTCCAAGGAATGAATCACAAAAGGAAACAGCGAATGCACATCAAAATGGAATCATTGGGCAAAGCAATGGAGTCACTTCTGTGCATCCTATACCATTCTTTCCTGGTCCGCCTTTTGTGTACCCATGGAGTCCAGCATGGAATGGCATTCCCACCATGGCAGCAGCTGTGTGCCCAGCTCCAGCCGAAGCAGCAAATTCTTCAGAAAATTGCACCACAAGCAGTAATGTTCAATGGAATGTGCCACCAATTGTCCCTGTACTGCCACCGGGATTCTGCGGTCCGATTCCAGTTCCTGTAATGCCGCCTTCGGTTTGGCCATTCATTACTCCTTGGCCTAACGGAGCATGGAACGCACCATGGCTTGGACCTAGCTCTACTGTGCCATCATCGTCTCCAACAAGCAGCAGCACATGTTCCGAAAGCGGCTCTCCTGTCCTAGGAAAGCACTCTAGGGACTCCAAACCTCAAGGAGATGAGAAGGCAGAAAGATGCTTATGGATCCCCAAAACGCTTCGGATTGATGACCCTGTCGAAGCtgcaaagagctcaatctggacCACTCTTGGGATCGAGCCTGGTGATCGAGGCATGTTCAGACCATTCCAGTCGAAACCTGAAAGGCAGGAACAGATATCCGGCGCCGCTCGAGCCCTGCAAGCAAATCCAGCAGCTCTGTCACGCTCGCGATCTTTTCAGGAGACAACATGA